DNA sequence from the Bacteroidota bacterium genome:
GAAAAGCTTGATTGCCTCGGCTGCAATCTCACCAAGTGCCCGATCGGAAACCCGTGTATGCTTGATTTGACTGTCGATGATGTGTTGCGGGGCGTTGAAGATGTGATCAAGAAAAATAACCTCATGCTATGAAGAAGAAAAATTCACGGACGAAATCCCGGGTGAAGAAACCCGTCCGCCGGAGTAGAATGCACATTCCGGACTGCAAGCACTTTACCGGCTACAAGCCGTGTTTCCCCGATACCCGATGCTACACTGAATGTGTCGCAAACGAGCCGATCGGGACGCGCATCCTCATCGTCAATCTCGATGCGATGGGCAATGTTCTGGTGACCACGAGCCTTCTTCCGGCTCTCAAGCGAAAATATCCGAATAGCCATATTTCGTGGATCACGCTGAAGAATGCATACCCTCTGCTTCTTAATAATCCCTACCTCGATACGATCTA
Encoded proteins:
- a CDS encoding lipopolysaccharide heptosyltransferase family protein, with amino-acid sequence MHIPDCKHFTGYKPCFPDTRCYTECVANEPIGTRILIVNLDAMGNVLVTTSLLPALKRKYPNSHISWITLKNAYPLLLNNPYLDTIYQWEPENWMILQQIKFDLVLSVDKSRRSGAFVAGLQAGEKLGFGINTRGQIVPLNN